The Pan paniscus chromosome 1, NHGRI_mPanPan1-v2.0_pri, whole genome shotgun sequence genome has a segment encoding these proteins:
- the LMNA gene encoding lamin isoform X4 yields MRPDWWRLTMGSSVSLRAGWRMRCRNCGPSMRTRWSSIRRSWRRLILPSWTMPGSLLRGTATWWGPPTRSCSSRASASTASLPSSASSRSRALGSSPNPPTPLQLAAKEAKLRDLEDSLARERDTSRRLLAEKEREMAEMRARMQQQLDEYQELLDIKLALDMEIHAYRKLLEGEEERLRLSPSPTSQRSRGRASSHSSQTQGGGSVTKKRKLESTESRSSFSQHARTSGRVAVEEVDEEGKFVRLRNKSNEDQSMGNWQIKRQNGDDPLLTYRFPPKFTLKAGQVVTIWAAGAGATHSPPTDLVWKAQNTWGCGNSLRTALINSTGEEVAMRKLVRSVTVVEDDEDEDGDDLLHHHHGSHCSSSGDPAEYNLRSRTVLCGTCGQPADKASASGSGAQVGGPISSGSSASSVTVTRSYRSVGGSGGGSFGDNLVTRSYLLGNSSPRTQSPQNCNIIQEMGMRWEVEEGRRKVSLSCLP; encoded by the exons ATGAGACCCGACTGGTGGAGATTGACAATGGGAAGCAGCGTGAGTTTGAGAGCCGGCTGGCGGATGCGCTGCAGGAACTGCGGGCCCAGCATGAGGACCAGGTGGAGCAGTATAAGAAGGAGCTGGAGAAGACTTATTCTGCCAAG CTGGACAATGCCAGGCAGTCTGCTGAGAGGAACAGCAACCTGGTGGGGGCCGCCCACGAGGAGCTGCAGCAGTCGCGCATCCGCATCGACAGCCTCTCTGCCCAGCTCAGCCAGCTCCAGAAGCAG GGCCCTTGGGAGCTCACCAAACCCTCCCACCCCCCTGCAGCTGGCAGCCAAGGAGGCGAAGCTTCGAGACCTGGAGGACTCACTGGCCCGTGAGCGGGACACCAGCCGGCGGCTGCTGGCGGAAAAGGAGCGGGAGATGGCCGAGATGCGGGCAAGGATGCAGCAGCAGCTGGACGAGTACCAGGAGCTTCTGGACATCAAGCTGGCCCTGGACATGGAGATCCATGCCTACCGCAAGCTCTTGGAGGGCGAGGAGGAGAG gctACGCCTGTCCCCCAGCCCTACCTCGCAGCGCAGCCGTGGCCGTGCTTCCTCTCACTCATCCCAGACACAGGGTGGGGGCAGCGTCACCAAAAAGCGCAAACTGGAGTCCACCGAGAGCCGCAGCAGCTTCTCACAGCACGCGCGCACTAGCGGGCGCGTGGCCGTGGAGGAGGTGGACGAGGAGGGCAAGTTTGTCCGGCTGCGCAACAAGTCCAATGAG GACCAGTCCATGGGCAATTGGCAGATCAAGCGCCAGAATGGAGATGATCCCTTGCTGACTTACCGGTTCCCACCAAAGTTCACCCTGAAGGCTGGGCAGGTGGTGACG ATCTGGGCTGCAGGAGCTGGGGCCACCCACAGCCCCCCTACCGACCTGGTGTGGAAGGCACAAAACACCTGGGGCTGCGGGAACAGCCTGCGTACGGCTCTCATCAACTCCACTGGGGAA GAGGTGGCCATGCGCAAGCTGGTGCGCTCAGTGACTGTGGTTGAGGACGACGAGGATGAGGATGGAGATGACCTGCTCCATCACCACCAT GGCTCCCACTGCAGCAGCTCGGGGGACCCCGCTGAGTACAACCTGCGCTCGCGCACCGTGCTGTGCGGGACCTGCGGGCAGCCTGCCGACAAGGCATCTGCCAGCGGCTCAGGAGCCCAGGTGGGCGGACCCATCTCCTCTGGCTCTTCTGCCTCCAGTGTCACGGTCACTCGCAGCTACCGCAGTGTGGGGGGCAGTGGGGGTGGCAGCTTCGGGGACAATCTGGTCACCCGCTCCTACCTCCTGGGCAACTCCAGCCCCCGAACCCAG AGCCCCCAGAACTGCAACATCAT acAAGAGATGGGAATGAGGTGGGAGgtggaagaagggagaagaaaggtgAGTTTGAGCTGCCTTCCCTAG